The following are encoded in a window of Anopheles stephensi strain Indian chromosome X, UCI_ANSTEP_V1.0, whole genome shotgun sequence genomic DNA:
- the LOC118511019 gene encoding diacylglycerol lipase-alpha isoform X2 gives MPGIVVFQRRWSVGSDDLVVPGLFLLVIHFIWLVVLMVMTLTFHFDRTEHCVLQLWYFQIGYMILLAVCMCLELSICVVSMQGSILDTEPRASMQYLLYGRVILMLIDFGLLTVGISWLRDNYVTCPAEEPKQVVLAAIACNLFVILSMITTVWCTFDPAGRSWVKMKKYQRSMRESESRFNYKRSGSRSRNWRQRKVIRAYQDSWDHRCRLLFCCMGNSDRSRNSFTDIARLLSDFFRDLDVVPSDVVAGLVLLRKFQKLEREVIVRQQKNGTHKFLSGVPITASTQFLALNDPRDYDHFQTVIRYMYFAQGAYGWPMYLMSHSSTGVCQLASELRYCFCRRNAVDVVDDNCCFCNYAALKKMLELGEVEVIYATYHVDIAETPFFVAIDYNYNKIVISIRGTLSMKDVLTDLNAEGEPLPLNPPREDWLGHKGMVQAAIYIKQKLEEENLIQRALKHNPARGTQGFGLILVGHSLGAGTAAILAILMKQEYDVLHCYSYSPPGGLLSMPAVEYSKSFITSVVVGKDVVPRIGLYQMEALRADLINAIQRSIDPKWKTIACSVICCCCGPEPTSVMMMSTKDSNVQRYKQDRNSARQSTVHPNDNSIALTLHHPLYPPGRIIHIVRHHPIQEEQMLKKREPVYQAIWADNKDFDEVLISPVMIQDHMPDTVLAALEKVVGSIGPQKPTRQFTNLPVISTNVADISKTIGEESTLRRGDSAHPAALVQQYADISKASSIADSLLGQRSAQSSLVDDSGIPKSISGPSEVTTVILAEVQSAAAPTMATVSRVPTVTSGSTVKTLNFIASANPTRNDMYLMFQPSTSIGTTTNRADNLSLGITRRNSYEIQKIDLIHDDWFGMAPLASPESLSELSSISSRASMTTCMVTGLDKGLENGKETRQIRVSERNDLLTVESQLHTPKVLRRTPKVSGNLSTCAEDARTIYQYKRMGKIFVLNQPSYESNSTLDSYDIEQTVNTTEENGLLATINEKDNLPHVADDSKCTSGLNDLNENSKVRETSTKTCEGVVQCSSSCPACPCQGKSNGKCCQKFNHRECYNYKYTSFNIFKLSKASEVNSGSASISIVDRTDSKTDSSSWSQIECTASSPEAGNEDNNIIYPIPADSALPTAPMKAGLLESHFPVFYSKSGNNDTNWENLDKCAKPGVLQTGKSGKSLTPIRLTDVHEPLATSIEIRNETFPLLVNLAEHSSPNGGFGRRKNTVHPTEQNLIVVDGFNPTGAENVESRCSSVSSYVSLSACKHIQQATQNESNV, from the exons ATGCCTGGCATAGTAGTATTTCAACGACGATGGTCTGTCGGTTCGGACGATCTCGTAGTTCCTGGCCTATTCCTGCTTGTTATTCATTTTATATG GCTAGTCGTGCTAATGGTAATGACGCTAACGTTTCATTTCGATCGAACAGAGCATTGTGTTTTACAACTATGGTACTTTCAAATTGGGTATATGATACTGCTGGCAG TGTGTATGTGCCTGGAGCTATCCATATGTGTAGTATCGATGCAGGGCAGCATTCTCGATACCGAGCCTAGAGCATCCATGCAATATTTGCTGTATGGGCGGGTAATTTTAATGCTAATCGATTTTGGTCTGCTAACAGTAGGTATCTCTTGGCTACGAGATAACTACGTTACCTGTCCTGCAGAGGAACCGAAACAAGTGGTTTTGGCTGCGATTGCATGTAACCTGTTCGTCATCCTTAGCATGATCACCACTGTCTGGTGCACGTTTGATCCGGCCGGACGGTCGTGGGTAAAGATGAAGAAATATCAACGATCAATGCGCGAATCCGAGTCACGATTCAACTATAAACGCAGCGGTAGTCGCAGTCGGAATTGGCGGCAGAGAAAAGTGATCCGAGCATATCAAGATAGTTGGGATCATCGGTGTCGATTGCTCTTTTGCTGCATGGGAAATAGCGATCGAAGTCGTAACTCGTTTACAGATATTGCGCGCCTTCTAAGTGACTTTTTTCGCGACCTGGACGTTGTACCATCAGACGTAGTAGCAGGATTAGTGTTACTACGGAAGTTCCAGAAACTAGAGAGAGAAGTTATAGTTCGACAG CAAAAGAATGGAACACATAAATTTTTGTCAGGGGTTCCAATTACAGCAAGTACTCAATTCCTGGCACTAAATGATCCCAGAGATTATGATCACTTTCAG ACCGTTATTCGATACATGTATTTTGCGCAAGGTGCATATGGTTGGCCCATGTATCTTATGAGTCACTCTAGCACGGGTGTATGTCAATTGGCTTCCGAATTGCGATACTGCTTTTGCAGGCGAAATGCGGTAGATGTGGTAGATGATAATTGTTGCTTCTGCAATTACGCTGCTCTTAAAAAAATGCTGGAACTGGGTGAG GTTGAAGTGATTTATGCTACATATCACGTCGATATTGCGGAAACACCGTTCTTCGTCGCAATCGATTATAACTACAACAAAATTGTTATCAGCATCCGTGGTACACTCAGTATGAAGGACGTATTGACCGATCTTAATGCCGAGGGCGAACCGTTGCCACTCAATCCACCAAGAGAAGATTGGCTGGGCCATAAAGGTATGGTGCAAGCAGCAATCTACATCAAGCAAAAATTGGAGGAAGAAAATCTTATCCAACGTGCCCTCAAACACAATCCTGCACGTGGAACCCAAGGTTTTGGATTGATACTAGTAGGTCACTCTCTCGGTGCCGGTACAGCGGCTATATTGGCAATCCTAATGAAACAAGAGTACGATGTGCTGCATTGCTACAGTTACTCGCCACCGGGTGGATTATTAAG taTGCCTGCTGTAGAGTATAGTAAATCGTTCATTACTTCCGTTGTTGTGGGCAAAGATGTTGTGCCACGAATCGGACTTTATCAAATGGAAGCATTACGAGCTGATTTGATCAATGCAATTCAGCGTAGTATCGATCCGAAATGGAAAACTATTGCTTGTTCTGtcatctgttgctgctgtggacCGGAACCGACATCCGTTATGATGATGTCAACGAAGGACTCAAATGTTCAGCGATATAAACAGGACCGCAACAGCGCGCGCCAAAGCACAGTACACCCGAACGACAATTCAATAGCACTTACTCTTCACCATCCACTCTATCCACCTGGTCGCATCATACACATCGTTAGACACCACCCAATCCAAGAAGA GCAAATGCTGAAAAAACGGGAACCTGTGTATCAAGCTATTTGGGCCGACAATAAGGATTTCGATGAGGTACTTATTTCGCCTGTGATGATTCAAGACCACATGCCAGACACAGTGTTGGCAGCACTCGAAAAG GTTGTAGGATCTATTGGACCACAAAAACCGACTCGGCAGTTCACTAATCTTCCTGTTATATCTACGAACGTAGCGGACATATCGAAAACCATAGGAGAAGAGTCAACC CTACGGCGTGGTGATTCTGCTCACCCTGCAGCACTTGTTCAACAGTACGCCGATATTTCTAAAGCATCTTCAATCGCCGACAGTTTGCTCGGACAGCGTAGTGCACAGTCCAGCCTGGTCGACGATAGTGGAATTCCCAAGAGCATCTCAGGACCAAGCGAAGTGACAACTGTGATTTTAGCAGAAGTACAAAGCGCGGCTGCTCCGACAATGGCAACCGTATCTCGTGTTCCTACGGTAACAAGCGGGTCCACCGTTAAAACGTTGAATTTTATTGCCTCAGCTAATCCTACGCGAAACGATATGTACCTCATGTTTCAACCTTCAACGTCCATCGGCACTACGACGAACCGGGCAGATAACCTTTCGCTTGGCATCACGCGCAGAAACTCTTAcgaaatacaaaaaatagatCTTATACATGATGATTGGTTCGGTATGGCACCACTAGCTAGCCCGGAAAGTTTGTCCGAGCTTTCTAGCATTAGCTCGCGGGCGAGCATGACTACATGCATGGTGACCGGACTAGATAAAGGGTTGGAAAATGGCAAAGAGACACGTCAGATACGAGTAAGCGAGCGTAACGACTTGCTAACTGTGGAGTCACAGCTTCATACGCCGAAAGTTCTACGCCGTACACCGAAGGTGAGCGGCAATTTGTCAACCTGTGCGGAAGATGCACGCACCATTTACCAGTATAAACGGATGGGAAAAATATTCGTTCTAAATCAACCATCGTATGAATCAAATAGCACCCTTGATAGTTACGACATTGAACAGACTGTAAATACAACAGAAGAGAACGGACTTCTAGCTACAATTAATGAAAAGGATAATCTGCCACATGTTGCCGATGATAGCAAATGTACATCGGGTCTAAATGATCTGAATGAAAATAGCAAAGTAAGAGAAACGTCAACAAAAACCTGCGAAGGCGTAGTGCAATGTAGTTCTAGCTGCCCGGCATGTCCGTGTCAAGGTAAATCGAATGGCAAATGTTGCCAAAAATTTAACCACCGAGAATGTTACAATTATAAGTACACATCATTTAACATATTTAAGTTAAGCAAGGCTAGCGAAGTTAACTCTGGCAGTGCTTCAATAAGCATAGTTGACCGAACGGACAGTAAAACCGACTCAAGTAGCTGGTCACAAATTGAGTGTACTGCATCATCGCCAGAAGCAGGAAACGAGGACAATAATATTATATACCCGATCCCAGCAGATTCTGCTTTGCCAACCGCTCCTATGAAGGCCGGGTTGCTGGAATCACACTTTCCCGTATTTTATAGTAAAAGCGGTAATAACGACACGAACTGGGAAAATTTAGATAAATGTGCAAAGCCAGGTGTATTGCAAACAGGCAAATCTGGTAAATCATTAACACCGATTAGGCTGACCGATGTACACGAGCCACTCGCAACTTCGATAGAGATACGAAACGAAACCTTTCCGTTACTAGTAAACCTGGCCGAACATTCATCGCCTAATGGAGGTTTTggacgaagaaaaaacactgTTCATCCCACGGAGCAGAATCTCATTGTTGTGGATGGGTTTAATCCTACAGGTGCAGAAAACGTCGAGTCTCGTTGTTCATCTGTTAGTTCCTACGTCTCCCTTTCCGCATGCAAACACATTCAACAAGCGACCCAAAACGAGAGCAACGTTTAA
- the LOC118511019 gene encoding diacylglycerol lipase-alpha isoform X1, producing the protein MPGIVVFQRRWSVGSDDLVVPGLFLLVIHFIWLVVLMVMTLTFHFDRTEHCVLQLWYFQIGYMILLAVCMCLELSICVVSMQGSILDTEPRASMQYLLYGRVILMLIDFGLLTVGISWLRDNYVTCPAEEPKQVVLAAIACNLFVILSMITTVWCTFDPAGRSWVKMKKYQRSMRESESRFNYKRSGSRSRNWRQRKVIRAYQDSWDHRCRLLFCCMGNSDRSRNSFTDIARLLSDFFRDLDVVPSDVVAGLVLLRKFQKLEREVIVRQQKNGTHKFLSGVPITASTQFLALNDPRDYDHFQTVIRYMYFAQGAYGWPMYLMSHSSTGVCQLASELRYCFCRRNAVDVVDDNCCFCNYAALKKMLELGEVEVIYATYHVDIAETPFFVAIDYNYNKIVISIRGTLSMKDVLTDLNAEGEPLPLNPPREDWLGHKGMVQAAIYIKQKLEEENLIQRALKHNPARGTQGFGLILVGHSLGAGTAAILAILMKQEYDVLHCYSYSPPGGLLSMPAVEYSKSFITSVVVGKDVVPRIGLYQMEALRADLINAIQRSIDPKWKTIACSVICCCCGPEPTSVMMMSTKDSNVQRYKQDRNSARQSTVHPNDNSIALTLHHPLYPPGRIIHIVRHHPIQEEQMLKKREPVYQAIWADNKDFDEVLISPVMIQDHMPDTVLAALEKVVGSIGPQKPTRQFTNLPVISTNVADISKTIGEESTVSQTLQPNLASPAQHKICLETSFTNMQLLQLRRGDSAHPAALVQQYADISKASSIADSLLGQRSAQSSLVDDSGIPKSISGPSEVTTVILAEVQSAAAPTMATVSRVPTVTSGSTVKTLNFIASANPTRNDMYLMFQPSTSIGTTTNRADNLSLGITRRNSYEIQKIDLIHDDWFGMAPLASPESLSELSSISSRASMTTCMVTGLDKGLENGKETRQIRVSERNDLLTVESQLHTPKVLRRTPKVSGNLSTCAEDARTIYQYKRMGKIFVLNQPSYESNSTLDSYDIEQTVNTTEENGLLATINEKDNLPHVADDSKCTSGLNDLNENSKVRETSTKTCEGVVQCSSSCPACPCQGKSNGKCCQKFNHRECYNYKYTSFNIFKLSKASEVNSGSASISIVDRTDSKTDSSSWSQIECTASSPEAGNEDNNIIYPIPADSALPTAPMKAGLLESHFPVFYSKSGNNDTNWENLDKCAKPGVLQTGKSGKSLTPIRLTDVHEPLATSIEIRNETFPLLVNLAEHSSPNGGFGRRKNTVHPTEQNLIVVDGFNPTGAENVESRCSSVSSYVSLSACKHIQQATQNESNV; encoded by the exons ATGCCTGGCATAGTAGTATTTCAACGACGATGGTCTGTCGGTTCGGACGATCTCGTAGTTCCTGGCCTATTCCTGCTTGTTATTCATTTTATATG GCTAGTCGTGCTAATGGTAATGACGCTAACGTTTCATTTCGATCGAACAGAGCATTGTGTTTTACAACTATGGTACTTTCAAATTGGGTATATGATACTGCTGGCAG TGTGTATGTGCCTGGAGCTATCCATATGTGTAGTATCGATGCAGGGCAGCATTCTCGATACCGAGCCTAGAGCATCCATGCAATATTTGCTGTATGGGCGGGTAATTTTAATGCTAATCGATTTTGGTCTGCTAACAGTAGGTATCTCTTGGCTACGAGATAACTACGTTACCTGTCCTGCAGAGGAACCGAAACAAGTGGTTTTGGCTGCGATTGCATGTAACCTGTTCGTCATCCTTAGCATGATCACCACTGTCTGGTGCACGTTTGATCCGGCCGGACGGTCGTGGGTAAAGATGAAGAAATATCAACGATCAATGCGCGAATCCGAGTCACGATTCAACTATAAACGCAGCGGTAGTCGCAGTCGGAATTGGCGGCAGAGAAAAGTGATCCGAGCATATCAAGATAGTTGGGATCATCGGTGTCGATTGCTCTTTTGCTGCATGGGAAATAGCGATCGAAGTCGTAACTCGTTTACAGATATTGCGCGCCTTCTAAGTGACTTTTTTCGCGACCTGGACGTTGTACCATCAGACGTAGTAGCAGGATTAGTGTTACTACGGAAGTTCCAGAAACTAGAGAGAGAAGTTATAGTTCGACAG CAAAAGAATGGAACACATAAATTTTTGTCAGGGGTTCCAATTACAGCAAGTACTCAATTCCTGGCACTAAATGATCCCAGAGATTATGATCACTTTCAG ACCGTTATTCGATACATGTATTTTGCGCAAGGTGCATATGGTTGGCCCATGTATCTTATGAGTCACTCTAGCACGGGTGTATGTCAATTGGCTTCCGAATTGCGATACTGCTTTTGCAGGCGAAATGCGGTAGATGTGGTAGATGATAATTGTTGCTTCTGCAATTACGCTGCTCTTAAAAAAATGCTGGAACTGGGTGAG GTTGAAGTGATTTATGCTACATATCACGTCGATATTGCGGAAACACCGTTCTTCGTCGCAATCGATTATAACTACAACAAAATTGTTATCAGCATCCGTGGTACACTCAGTATGAAGGACGTATTGACCGATCTTAATGCCGAGGGCGAACCGTTGCCACTCAATCCACCAAGAGAAGATTGGCTGGGCCATAAAGGTATGGTGCAAGCAGCAATCTACATCAAGCAAAAATTGGAGGAAGAAAATCTTATCCAACGTGCCCTCAAACACAATCCTGCACGTGGAACCCAAGGTTTTGGATTGATACTAGTAGGTCACTCTCTCGGTGCCGGTACAGCGGCTATATTGGCAATCCTAATGAAACAAGAGTACGATGTGCTGCATTGCTACAGTTACTCGCCACCGGGTGGATTATTAAG taTGCCTGCTGTAGAGTATAGTAAATCGTTCATTACTTCCGTTGTTGTGGGCAAAGATGTTGTGCCACGAATCGGACTTTATCAAATGGAAGCATTACGAGCTGATTTGATCAATGCAATTCAGCGTAGTATCGATCCGAAATGGAAAACTATTGCTTGTTCTGtcatctgttgctgctgtggacCGGAACCGACATCCGTTATGATGATGTCAACGAAGGACTCAAATGTTCAGCGATATAAACAGGACCGCAACAGCGCGCGCCAAAGCACAGTACACCCGAACGACAATTCAATAGCACTTACTCTTCACCATCCACTCTATCCACCTGGTCGCATCATACACATCGTTAGACACCACCCAATCCAAGAAGA GCAAATGCTGAAAAAACGGGAACCTGTGTATCAAGCTATTTGGGCCGACAATAAGGATTTCGATGAGGTACTTATTTCGCCTGTGATGATTCAAGACCACATGCCAGACACAGTGTTGGCAGCACTCGAAAAG GTTGTAGGATCTATTGGACCACAAAAACCGACTCGGCAGTTCACTAATCTTCCTGTTATATCTACGAACGTAGCGGACATATCGAAAACCATAGGAGAAGAGTCAACCGTAAGCCAAACACTTCAACCAAATCTTGCTTCGCCTGCACAACATAAGATCTGTCTAGAAACTTCTTTTACTAACATGCAATTGCTACAGCTACGGCGTGGTGATTCTGCTCACCCTGCAGCACTTGTTCAACAGTACGCCGATATTTCTAAAGCATCTTCAATCGCCGACAGTTTGCTCGGACAGCGTAGTGCACAGTCCAGCCTGGTCGACGATAGTGGAATTCCCAAGAGCATCTCAGGACCAAGCGAAGTGACAACTGTGATTTTAGCAGAAGTACAAAGCGCGGCTGCTCCGACAATGGCAACCGTATCTCGTGTTCCTACGGTAACAAGCGGGTCCACCGTTAAAACGTTGAATTTTATTGCCTCAGCTAATCCTACGCGAAACGATATGTACCTCATGTTTCAACCTTCAACGTCCATCGGCACTACGACGAACCGGGCAGATAACCTTTCGCTTGGCATCACGCGCAGAAACTCTTAcgaaatacaaaaaatagatCTTATACATGATGATTGGTTCGGTATGGCACCACTAGCTAGCCCGGAAAGTTTGTCCGAGCTTTCTAGCATTAGCTCGCGGGCGAGCATGACTACATGCATGGTGACCGGACTAGATAAAGGGTTGGAAAATGGCAAAGAGACACGTCAGATACGAGTAAGCGAGCGTAACGACTTGCTAACTGTGGAGTCACAGCTTCATACGCCGAAAGTTCTACGCCGTACACCGAAGGTGAGCGGCAATTTGTCAACCTGTGCGGAAGATGCACGCACCATTTACCAGTATAAACGGATGGGAAAAATATTCGTTCTAAATCAACCATCGTATGAATCAAATAGCACCCTTGATAGTTACGACATTGAACAGACTGTAAATACAACAGAAGAGAACGGACTTCTAGCTACAATTAATGAAAAGGATAATCTGCCACATGTTGCCGATGATAGCAAATGTACATCGGGTCTAAATGATCTGAATGAAAATAGCAAAGTAAGAGAAACGTCAACAAAAACCTGCGAAGGCGTAGTGCAATGTAGTTCTAGCTGCCCGGCATGTCCGTGTCAAGGTAAATCGAATGGCAAATGTTGCCAAAAATTTAACCACCGAGAATGTTACAATTATAAGTACACATCATTTAACATATTTAAGTTAAGCAAGGCTAGCGAAGTTAACTCTGGCAGTGCTTCAATAAGCATAGTTGACCGAACGGACAGTAAAACCGACTCAAGTAGCTGGTCACAAATTGAGTGTACTGCATCATCGCCAGAAGCAGGAAACGAGGACAATAATATTATATACCCGATCCCAGCAGATTCTGCTTTGCCAACCGCTCCTATGAAGGCCGGGTTGCTGGAATCACACTTTCCCGTATTTTATAGTAAAAGCGGTAATAACGACACGAACTGGGAAAATTTAGATAAATGTGCAAAGCCAGGTGTATTGCAAACAGGCAAATCTGGTAAATCATTAACACCGATTAGGCTGACCGATGTACACGAGCCACTCGCAACTTCGATAGAGATACGAAACGAAACCTTTCCGTTACTAGTAAACCTGGCCGAACATTCATCGCCTAATGGAGGTTTTggacgaagaaaaaacactgTTCATCCCACGGAGCAGAATCTCATTGTTGTGGATGGGTTTAATCCTACAGGTGCAGAAAACGTCGAGTCTCGTTGTTCATCTGTTAGTTCCTACGTCTCCCTTTCCGCATGCAAACACATTCAACAAGCGACCCAAAACGAGAGCAACGTTTAA
- the LOC118513494 gene encoding uncharacterized protein LOC118513494, translating into MHPEEAAMDSDEAPEYGFRNVNSIRNVNGIRNLNVVFLNRDRKHPIIQLRTDKKNSKGWLFIKLLLITVCLAGFVGYESNYNLRQDLKNHYYKTYEKLSQLSNDLCSKRQANFTPILEAIDRDIVGQQHLHDELKNWFQAIGNSSFSCALFVGGTGVGKSYTANIIVKHYPYPTNVLIISIGEKKRYNAFKTALFKILRDPIILGKCAHYIIVLDYLKTNDMPLLKKISDRLRAVSNAYHLVLQALFVFQGTEQNIHPEEDMIKEIIPEARLIKFTSLHTKHLEYCVLREASTIGIDLSERDFIVPMVTNQINVSRHGCKSVRAKISLYSV; encoded by the coding sequence ATGCATCCAGAGGAAGCGGCAATGGATTCTGATGAAGCACCGGAATATGGGTTTCGAAATGTGAACTCAATCAGAAATGTTAATGGAATCCGTAATCTAAATGTTGTGTTTTTAAACAGAGACCGTAAACATCCAATTATTCAGTTAcgaaccgacaaaaaaaacagtaaaggCTGGCTGTTTATAAAACTGTTGTTGATTACAGTTTGCCTTGCTGGTTTTGTTGGTTATGAAAGCAACTATAATTTGAGGCAAGATCTGAAAAACCACTATTATAAAACGTATGAAAAATTGTCTCAACTTTCTAACGATCTCTGTTCAAAACGCCAGGCTAATTTTACTCCGATACTGGAAGCAATTGACCGTGATATTGTTGGCCAACAGCATCTACATGATGAACTTAAAAATTGGTTTCAAGCCATTGGAAACAGCTCTTTTAGCTGCGCTTTGTTCGTTGGTGGAACAGGCGTGGGAAAAAGTTATACTGCCAACATTATTGTGAAACATTACCCGTACCCAACAAATGTTCTAATCATTTCGATCGGCGAAAAGAAACGATACaatgcatttaaaacagcTCTCTTTAAGATCCTGCGAGATCCGATTATTCTGGGTAAATGTGCACACTACATAATTGTGTTggattatttaaaaacaaatgacATGCCGCTCTTGAAAAAAATAAGCGATCGATTACGAGCAGTGAGTAACGCTTATCACTTGGTGTTGCAAGCACTTTTTGTGTTTCAAGGCACTGAGCAAAATATACATCCAGAAGAAGATAtgattaaagaaataatacCTGAGGCACGACTCATAAAATTTACCAGTCTTCACACAAAGCATTTAGAATACTGTGTTCTTCGTGAGGCGTCTACAATCGGCATTGATTTGAGCGAAAGAGATTTCATTGTACCGATGGTAACTAATCAAATCAACGTTTCACGACACGGTTGCAAGTCGGTTCGTGCAAAAATTAGTTTATATTCCGTTTAA
- the LOC118514377 gene encoding fatty acid hydroxylase domain-containing protein 2-like isoform X2: MDISNKPAFLRRYKTQPGKNEPILPNDLLRVIKTIIFNQTIIGIPLTILGYQATIKGSVPNVRTLPGICEILCDLLVCVIFAEIGFYYVHRFLHTKPFYKLIHKKHHEWTAPFAWTAMYCHPIEHIISNMIPPMIGIQLTKAHIFTTAIWFPLVIFNTIRDHCGYHLPFFPSSEYHDYHHAKFTECFGTFGYLDWLHGTDTKFRNSKQHQRHRTLWGIKSARELYPDS, from the exons ATGGATATCTCCAACAAACCAGCGTTTTTACGTAGATATAAAACTCAACCTGGAAAGAACGAACCTATACTTCCAAATGATTTGCTGCGGGTCATTAAGACGATCATTTTCAATCAAACTATCATCGGTATCCCATTAACTATTCTCGGATATCAAGCGACAATCAAAGGATCCGTTCCAAACGTGCGTACTCTGCCAGGCATCTGTGAAATCCTATGCGATCTGCTGGTGTGTGTTATCTTTGCTGAGATCGGGTTTTACTACGTTCACCGGTTCCTGCACACCAAGCCCTTCTACAAACTGATTCATAAGAAGCACCACGAGTGGACAGCTCCGTTCGCTTGGACTGCTATGTACTGCCATCCGATCGAGCACATCATCAGCAACATGATTCCGCCGATGATCGGCATTCAGCTTACAAAGGCTCATATCTTCACGACGGCCATATGGTTTCCGCTGGTAATCTTCAACACGATCCGGGATCATTGTGGTTACCATTTGCCATTCTTTCCCAGTTCCGAATACCATGACTATCATCACGCAAA ATTCACCGAGTGCTTTGGAACTTTTGGCTATCTTGATTGGCTGCACGGTACGGACACTAAATTTCGCAACTCCAAACAACACCAGCGCCATCGCACTCTTTGGGGCATAAAATCGGCAAGAGAATTATATCCGGATAGTTGA
- the LOC118514377 gene encoding fatty acid hydroxylase domain-containing protein 2-like isoform X1, translating to MMDTIFRTRDFIGSLVEKKWNSLLDIVGDDPDFLYTWGLTIYVHSFFWIVGGLFVAMDISNKPAFLRRYKTQPGKNEPILPNDLLRVIKTIIFNQTIIGIPLTILGYQATIKGSVPNVRTLPGICEILCDLLVCVIFAEIGFYYVHRFLHTKPFYKLIHKKHHEWTAPFAWTAMYCHPIEHIISNMIPPMIGIQLTKAHIFTTAIWFPLVIFNTIRDHCGYHLPFFPSSEYHDYHHAKFTECFGTFGYLDWLHGTDTKFRNSKQHQRHRTLWGIKSARELYPDS from the exons ATGATGGATACGATATTCAGAACTCGAGATTTCATTGGATCACTGGTGGAGAAAAAGTGGAACTCACTGCTAGACATTGTAG GTGACGATCCCGACTTTCTCTATACATGGGGGCTAACCATTTACGTGCATTCCTTTTTCTGGATTGTGGGTGGATTGTTTGTGGCAATGGATATCTCCAACAAACCAGCGTTTTTACGTAGATATAAAACTCAACCTGGAAAGAACGAACCTATACTTCCAAATGATTTGCTGCGGGTCATTAAGACGATCATTTTCAATCAAACTATCATCGGTATCCCATTAACTATTCTCGGATATCAAGCGACAATCAAAGGATCCGTTCCAAACGTGCGTACTCTGCCAGGCATCTGTGAAATCCTATGCGATCTGCTGGTGTGTGTTATCTTTGCTGAGATCGGGTTTTACTACGTTCACCGGTTCCTGCACACCAAGCCCTTCTACAAACTGATTCATAAGAAGCACCACGAGTGGACAGCTCCGTTCGCTTGGACTGCTATGTACTGCCATCCGATCGAGCACATCATCAGCAACATGATTCCGCCGATGATCGGCATTCAGCTTACAAAGGCTCATATCTTCACGACGGCCATATGGTTTCCGCTGGTAATCTTCAACACGATCCGGGATCATTGTGGTTACCATTTGCCATTCTTTCCCAGTTCCGAATACCATGACTATCATCACGCAAA ATTCACCGAGTGCTTTGGAACTTTTGGCTATCTTGATTGGCTGCACGGTACGGACACTAAATTTCGCAACTCCAAACAACACCAGCGCCATCGCACTCTTTGGGGCATAAAATCGGCAAGAGAATTATATCCGGATAGTTGA